In a genomic window of Infirmifilum sp. NZ:
- a CDS encoding transposase, translating to MGWESWGNGEGLADAYRVWEIKANREERQRMQRLYLRLSSAVRQACKALEERLGKDFREDPKKFSEELIGEASKTAGLPKGLFWYAVEWRRMVAEAKGKSKRRSGFTPPPVPLLVKVVGNGDRLHGNGSAVAVLEASRNELRIPSAGVAVRLRPSLVKAVLEDVQRFGDVKLTLQLTAKGRLRLIAHRVVKQVRWGGEGRLAVIALDVNSSHGLYLMAFTFDSNVRLVAQRVFKPPNTTLLRLLAAIMTSYSEVKCWSEAVKRFRQRRDVRSLQREGRGSAVEGALRLAERLRAKINLTSERAEHIAGQASRKVRKLNEDWVRGVLKELRALIRKLRDQGYTVVIVVDVPQAESLRGTKLQRTLLRAARRLENMAWYEGARWFKPDNNISGKRCPICGKEGVEVQRRYYKCPKCNLVYGRDWTAAFNAAKLFLRVCRAERHLEALSQWLQSHKTALTPAGPGPSSPGSPSRGGPGVPRAARGGDVPAATRAEGRPARAATPQGAPMTPRKGGPQTSEGGR from the coding sequence GTGGGCTGGGAAAGCTGGGGAAACGGCGAGGGGCTCGCCGACGCCTACAGGGTGTGGGAGATAAAGGCTAACAGGGAGGAGAGGCAGAGGATGCAGCGACTCTACCTCAGGCTGTCGAGCGCAGTCAGGCAGGCCTGCAAGGCCCTCGAAGAGAGGCTCGGCAAGGATTTCAGAGAAGATCCAAAGAAGTTCAGCGAAGAGTTAATCGGGGAGGCCTCGAAGACGGCTGGGCTGCCGAAGGGCCTGTTCTGGTACGCCGTGGAGTGGCGCAGGATGGTCGCGGAGGCCAAGGGGAAGTCTAAGAGGCGTAGCGGGTTCACTCCGCCTCCGGTGCCGCTGCTAGTCAAGGTGGTCGGCAACGGCGATAGGCTACACGGCAACGGTAGCGCCGTAGCGGTGCTTGAAGCATCCAGGAATGAGCTACGCATTCCGAGCGCAGGTGTCGCGGTGAGGCTGAGGCCATCGCTGGTCAAAGCGGTGCTGGAGGACGTACAGAGGTTTGGCGACGTTAAGCTGACCTTGCAGCTAACGGCTAAAGGTAGGCTGAGGCTTATTGCGCACCGCGTTGTCAAGCAGGTAAGGTGGGGCGGCGAGGGCAGGCTGGCCGTCATAGCATTGGACGTGAACAGCTCTCACGGTTTGTACTTAATGGCCTTCACCTTCGACAGCAATGTGAGGCTGGTTGCGCAGCGCGTGTTTAAGCCGCCGAACACCACGTTGCTGAGGCTACTAGCAGCAATTATGACCAGCTACTCCGAGGTTAAGTGCTGGAGTGAGGCCGTCAAGAGGTTCAGGCAGAGGAGGGACGTCAGGAGTCTACAGAGAGAGGGGAGGGGCTCCGCGGTGGAGGGGGCCTTGAGGCTCGCGGAGAGGCTGAGGGCGAAGATAAACCTGACCTCTGAGAGAGCAGAGCACATAGCTGGGCAGGCGTCGAGGAAGGTGAGGAAGCTTAACGAGGACTGGGTCAGAGGCGTGCTCAAGGAGCTGAGAGCGTTGATAAGAAAGCTGAGGGATCAGGGTTACACTGTCGTCATCGTCGTGGACGTGCCGCAAGCCGAGTCCCTGAGGGGAACAAAGCTACAGAGAACGCTACTCAGAGCGGCGAGGAGGCTGGAGAACATGGCCTGGTACGAGGGGGCGAGGTGGTTCAAGCCTGACAATAACATCTCGGGCAAGCGGTGCCCCATCTGCGGGAAAGAGGGGGTGGAGGTGCAGAGAAGGTACTACAAGTGCCCTAAGTGCAACCTAGTTTACGGCAGGGACTGGACAGCAGCCTTCAACGCCGCAAAGCTCTTCCTGAGGGTTTGCAGAGCGGAGAGGCACCTCGAAGCCTTGAGCCAGTGGCTCCAGAGCCACAAGACAGCCCTAACGCCGGCAGGCCCCGGCCCCAGTTCCCCCGGCTCCCCGAGCAGGGGCGGTCCGGGGGTGCCGCGCGCGGCGCGAGGAGGGGATGTGCCCGCGGCAACGCGGGCAGAAGGCCGCCCAGCCAGGGCGGCCACCCCGCAAGGGGCACCCATGACACCCCGCAAGGGGGGCCCTCAGACCAGTGAAGGGGGCAGATGA
- a CDS encoding cyclophilin-like family protein, producing MYLKVVFGEGFEAPVVVTSKEFYEKVRGQLPIASKLLVWKEEVYFETNIDFTGELVTRVPSGSLAYWPPGKAICIFSWASQPYGPVVQVGWLLGPKHYILGVIEDAEYSEEQEVRVEAIEPGAYSERASGASDLLNRAGFYATPRVWGGYEGVAGAFARHNFRVGFEVFAESYGYVVESDPVYLRDYSTLDEAVQYRMKRIVRSRVDVNEEGYVILSEFTQREETLPDVVRQVVNDYLKVVDVLALSG from the coding sequence ATGTACCTGAAGGTTGTCTTCGGTGAGGGCTTCGAGGCACCCGTCGTCGTGACGAGCAAGGAGTTCTACGAGAAGGTGAGGGGCCAGCTACCCATAGCGTCTAAGCTCCTCGTGTGGAAGGAGGAGGTGTACTTCGAGACGAACATCGACTTCACCGGGGAGCTCGTGACGCGCGTCCCCAGCGGGTCGCTGGCGTACTGGCCACCCGGGAAGGCTATCTGCATCTTCTCGTGGGCGAGCCAGCCGTACGGCCCTGTCGTGCAGGTGGGCTGGCTCCTGGGCCCCAAGCACTACATACTCGGGGTCATAGAGGACGCGGAGTACTCCGAGGAGCAGGAGGTCAGGGTGGAGGCGATCGAGCCGGGCGCGTACTCGGAGCGGGCTAGCGGGGCCTCCGATCTGCTCAACAGGGCCGGCTTCTACGCCACGCCGAGGGTTTGGGGCGGGTACGAGGGCGTTGCGGGCGCGTTCGCTAGGCACAACTTCAGGGTGGGGTTCGAGGTCTTCGCGGAGAGCTACGGCTACGTGGTGGAGTCGGACCCGGTGTACCTTAGGGACTACTCGACGCTTGACGAGGCTGTCCAGTACAGGATGAAGAGGATCGTCAGGAGCAGGGTGGACGTGAACGAGGAGGGCTACGTCATCCTCTCGGAGTTCACCCAGCGCGAAGAGACCCTTCCGGACGTGGTGAGGCAGGTCGTGAACGACTACTTGAAGGTTGTAGACGTCCTGGCGCTATCGGGGTGA
- a CDS encoding type II toxin-antitoxin system VapC family toxin, whose protein sequence is MAKRGRLAAFLEGETLDLARYEALNAIWKETALLRRLDYGEALEFADALNTLFRALKVNSIAGGEIGVLELATNEGLTIYDASYLYLAVKRNLTLVTDDKGLRNKASRHVKVLSVRELLEEDF, encoded by the coding sequence TTGGCAAAGAGGGGTAGGCTCGCGGCCTTCCTCGAAGGTGAAACCCTGGACCTGGCTCGCTATGAGGCGCTAAATGCTATTTGGAAAGAGACGGCACTGCTCAGGAGGCTGGATTACGGTGAAGCGCTCGAGTTTGCTGATGCTCTTAATACTTTGTTTAGGGCGCTCAAGGTCAATAGTATTGCGGGCGGGGAGATAGGCGTTCTTGAGCTCGCTACAAATGAGGGCCTCACGATTTACGATGCTTCCTACCTTTACCTAGCTGTAAAACGCAACCTCACCCTAGTAACTGACGACAAGGGGCTGAGGAATAAAGCCTCGAGGCATGTTAAAGTCCTCTCAGTAAGAGAGCTACTCGAGGAGGACTTCTAG
- a CDS encoding mandelate racemase/muconate lactonizing enzyme family protein: protein MLRLEAWVAELRLQEPFRISTGVSEKTRSLIVRLTAPDGLEGWGEACPSRTVLGETLEMVVEAARGLGAVSVDYTSLEAVHEYTWSLRAPSSLAAALDMALLDLYGKAVGRPVWRLLGGYRDSIETDVTIGLMEPEEQAKRALRFVEEGFRVLKLKLGLEPEKDVERVRRVRDAVGEGVRIRVDANQGWSVEDAIRVIDRIAGYDVELVEQPVRWDDWEGLRRVRRESPVPVALDESVKTPADALKAIQMEAADIINIKLMKTRGLTGAVRVAHVSEAAGVKNMIGCYGETRLGITAHVHAAQALRNILYYDTDCDLLTAEQAFTGGAGVEKGVRRAGEKPGLGDLKPVWSKLTKVL from the coding sequence ATGCTCAGGCTCGAGGCTTGGGTTGCCGAGCTCCGGCTTCAAGAGCCCTTCCGCATCTCAACGGGGGTCTCCGAGAAAACAAGAAGCCTCATCGTCAGGCTCACCGCCCCCGACGGCCTGGAGGGCTGGGGGGAGGCGTGCCCCTCGAGAACAGTGCTGGGCGAGACACTCGAGATGGTCGTCGAGGCCGCACGGGGGCTCGGCGCGGTGAGCGTTGACTACACGAGCCTGGAGGCCGTGCACGAGTACACGTGGAGCCTGAGGGCTCCCAGCTCGCTGGCCGCAGCCCTGGACATGGCGCTACTCGACCTCTACGGGAAGGCTGTGGGCAGGCCCGTCTGGCGGCTCCTGGGAGGCTACAGGGACAGCATCGAGACTGACGTGACGATAGGCCTGATGGAGCCCGAGGAGCAGGCGAAGAGGGCCCTGAGGTTCGTGGAGGAGGGCTTCAGGGTGCTCAAGCTGAAGCTGGGCCTCGAGCCCGAGAAGGACGTCGAGAGGGTGAGGAGGGTCAGGGACGCGGTGGGCGAGGGCGTGAGGATACGGGTCGACGCGAACCAGGGCTGGAGCGTCGAGGACGCCATCAGGGTGATCGACCGCATCGCGGGCTACGACGTGGAGCTCGTGGAGCAGCCCGTGAGGTGGGACGACTGGGAGGGGTTGAGGAGGGTCAGGCGCGAGAGCCCGGTGCCCGTGGCCCTCGACGAGAGCGTGAAGACGCCCGCAGACGCGCTCAAGGCGATCCAGATGGAGGCCGCCGACATCATCAACATCAAGCTCATGAAGACCAGGGGGCTCACGGGCGCGGTCAGGGTAGCCCACGTCAGCGAGGCCGCAGGCGTGAAGAACATGATCGGCTGCTACGGCGAGACGAGGCTCGGCATAACCGCCCACGTGCACGCCGCGCAGGCCCTGAGGAACATCCTCTACTACGACACAGACTGCGACCTCCTCACCGCGGAGCAGGCCTTCACCGGCGGGGCAGGCGTGGAGAAGGGAGTCAGGCGCGCAGGCGAGAAGCCCGGCCTCGGGGACCTGAAGCCGGTATGGAGCAAGCTCACGAAAGTCCTCTAG